AAATGTAGCGCACTGCGGCGCGTGCGACAATTTCTGCAGCGTCGGTCTGCATCGGTTGCAATTCCGTCGTTGTCGTTTGAGGCGCACCGCTTTGCGCAATGGCGAGAACCAGAGCGAGCATAAGCGCTTCCATTTGCCTCACACCGCCGGGCTGCGGCGCACTTTCGGCAGCAACGCGCAACGCGTCCCACGACGTTTGCACGCGTGCGTCTTGGGCAACAATCTGTTTGGAGCGAGCAAATTCTGCCATGAGTTCTGCGATTTCTCCGCCGTTGCCGGCGGCGCGCAATGGCTTCCACATCCAGCAAATCCAGCGCAATTCCATACCGCGCTTTTGCCGGTTGAGTATTTGATGAATCTGGCCGGGGCGCGCAAAAAAAACGTCGCCTGCCGCGACGCGATAAGACGCGCCTTCAATCAGAAAATCTGCCGCGCCACGTCTTCCTACCTGACACACTTCGTAAAACGTATGACGGTGCGGCACATTGTCCGACAGTTCGGCGGCGTAATTCCACTCTAAAATTTCGATGCTGCCGCCTTCGACAGCGAGCGTATGCGGCGCACGGCGTAACCTATCGAGCCAATTCATCATTTACCTTGAGTAGGGCCCTTTTCGACCGTACTTGTTCACCGCTGCTATCCTTTGCGCGTGGAAATTTTTGGCATTGATCTGGGCGGCACAACCTTTACTTCAGGCGCAGTGGACGAACACGGCGCAGTTTCGCATCACGCGGAAGAACCGACACGCGGTTGGGAAGGCGCTGAGAAGTTGCTGCCTCGCCTTGCCGCAGCGGTTGCGCAGGCGCGCGAAACCCGTGGATTGAAGAACGCCGCCGTGGGCATTGGCGTGCCCGGCGTGGTGAAGCACGGCGATGGCATCTGCGTTTATGCACCCAACCTCAATGGTTGGAACGGCTTGCCGGTCACGCAGCAATTGACGCAGCACTTGGGAATTGCGTCGTTTATCATCAACGATGCAAACGCGGCGGCTTTGGCCGAAGCGCGCTTTGGCGCCGGACGCGGTAAGAATGAAGTGCTGGTTTTAACGTTGGGAACCGGCATCGGCAGCGGACTCGTTCTCGACGGCAAATTGCGACTCGGCGCCAGCGAACGCGGGTCGGAAATCGGCCACATCACAATCGACATCGACGCCTCAACCGGCAGCGCCGGAAATACCGGCACCGCCGAAAGCGTGTGCGGACGCGACGCCATTGTCACACGCGCGCGCCGCCGCCTGGAACGCGGGCGCGATTCGGCGATGTTCGATTTGTGCAATGGCGACATGACGCAACTCACGCCGCGTCTGGTGGCCGAAGCCGCCGCCGCCGGAGACGACGCCGCGCGCGAAGTGTGGGAAGAAACCGCGTGGTATCTGTCGGCGGTTATCGTGAACGTCGTTTTCACCTGCGACATTGAGCGCGTCGTGATTGCCGGAGGCGTTGCGCAGGCCGGAGAAACATTGTTTGCACCACTGCGCCGCGCCGTCGCCGCGCGCACGTCGATGCTGCCCTTCGATACCAATCAAATCGTTGCTGCCGAATTGGGGCCACAAGCCGGACTTATTGGCGCCGCGCAGTGGGCACGCGAACGCGTCGCCGAACTGCAATAAAGAGTACGGTCGAAATCCGGGTGCCCACCGCGCGGCGTAGCCGGAAGCGGAAGGGCGGATACTCTTTTGCTAGCTACTTCACTTCATACAACTGCACCACGAAATCGAGGCGATATTCTCCGGCTCCGATTCGGTAGCATTCGAGCGTGTCGGGGCCGCACGACGCGGTTCCCAACCCGCGCTGCCTGACATCGAGATTCACCCACGTTTCTTCACGCGGCTTTAAATCAAAGGTGTGCATCGCAGGGAACAAATCGTGCGGCGTGAAGTGCGAGGCCGAGGCTTCCATGTGTCCGAAGGTGCTTTCGACACAATGGAAGCGCACGCCAACTTTGCCGTTTTCGAGGGCAATCCAGCGCACATCGGTTTTCCCCCCGTGTTCCTGGGGCACGATGTAAGGCACATATTCTTTGGCAACGGTGCTGTGGAAACGCCCGATGTAACTGCCGGTTTTGCGGTCGATGTAATTTTCGCCTGGCCCGCGCCCAAACCACGACAGCGTTTCAAAGCCCGCAGGCAGCGCGAGAGTTACACCCAAACGCGGCAAGTCGCCCAGTTCTTCGCTCACGACAAACCGATTGCTCACCAAAACGGAGCCGTCTTTGCGTGGCGTAATTCTTTGTTCGTGCGTCACGGCATTCGGCGACGCCTCACACGCGGCAGTCGTGCGAACAACAGTGAAAACGTCTTCGGTTTGCGGCTCCTCGCGCTGCAATTCCATCTTGTCCAGACCGGCGGCAAGCCAGCGGCCCAGCGGTTTTCCGTCTTGCCCCGACCAGCCTTTAATACCGTCGTTGTCGGTTGGGGCGCGGAAAATTTGCAACTGCGGTAAGGGAATGTGCAGAATGCTGTCGCCCGCACTCAAAGCAATTTGCGAGTCGTTCACAACGGGATGCACAGCCACAACTCCGTCCTTCACGTCGTAGAAGTCACTATTCGAGAGAGAAAGCTGTTCCCACGCGACTTCAAAGCCTGCGTCGCACCATGGCGTTGCGGTTTTTGTGAAAAAGCGCAGCATCAAAAACGCTTCGCCAACTCCAAGCGATTGCGGCAAATCGATGGGCACTTTCTGGCGCTCGCCGGGCGCGATATCAAACAGTGGCAATTCGCCCTGCGCCACAACGTCGCCTTCGACTTCCAACGTCCATTCGCCGCGCAGCCAATCGAGTTGCGTGAAATTCAAACGACTCTCGATTTCGACCGTACTTTTTTCATCAAGCATTGCTTCGCCCATCGGATGCACACCGAGAACGCGCAATGGCTGAAACAGCTTTTTGCATTCGCGCATTGCCGGATGTGGCGTGCGGTCGGGCCACACCAAACCGTCACAAACGAAATTCAAGTCGTTGGGCGTATCACCAAAATCGCCGCCGTACGCCCAGAATTCTTCGCCCGACGCAGTTTTCTGCTTGATGCCATGATCGACCCATTCCCAGATAAAGCCGCCCTGCAAGCCGTGATTGGTTTCGATGGCGTGCCAGTAATCGGCGAGGCTTCCGTTGGAGTTGCCCATTGCGTGCGAATATTCGCACATGATAAACGGTCGGTCGTCGCCGTTGTGGTTTTGCGCCCAGCGCACCATATTTTCAATCGACGGATACATCGGGCAGACGATATCGGAAGCAGGCGCGCCGTTGTTTTCGCCCCGTTCCCAGCCCCAGATGGCGTTTTCGTAATGCAACGGGCGCGACGAATCGTAATGTCGAATCCAGCCCGCCATCGCATCATGGTTCGCGCCGTAGCCGC
This sequence is a window from Abditibacteriaceae bacterium. Protein-coding genes within it:
- a CDS encoding AraC family transcriptional regulator, translating into MMNWLDRLRRAPHTLAVEGGSIEILEWNYAAELSDNVPHRHTFYEVCQVGRRGAADFLIEGASYRVAAGDVFFARPGQIHQILNRQKRGMELRWICWMWKPLRAAGNGGEIAELMAEFARSKQIVAQDARVQTSWDALRVAAESAPQPGGVRQMEALMLALVLAIAQSGAPQTTTTELQPMQTDAAEIVARAAVRYISDNLDGQLDLETLAAQVHVSPRHLGRVFQKFAGTSPGAYIERARLDRAAHLLSQSSQSIKEIAARVGYPDVHHFTRRFAAQIGAPPGKFRAAPESYVRIIQKAGDLV
- a CDS encoding glycoside hydrolase family 2 TIM barrel-domain containing protein, which translates into the protein MELLHVGTRPVWMAPEILQINRLPMRATLTPYASIESARANERAQSPFFQLLNGEWDFHLASRPDEVPAEFVQPNFATENNWAKLPVPSNWTMHGYDKPHYTNVQMPFPHEPPFVPEENPTGCYRTTFRVPIEWNNRRVVLHFGGAESVLCVWINGHAVGVSKDTRLSSEFDITPYLRAGEDNIMAAVCIKWSDATFVEDQDQWWMGGIYRDVFLYSTEKTWIQDVFAVASLEDDFQTGTFKLSAKVGFENEPQDGWQFEAQLFAPDGSAVFDGPLQQEISTKRGYAKGRFQAEWNETVLNVLPWNHETPHLYTLVVSLVSPDGSTVETTSCRIGFRRVDFANRELLINGKAVLIQGVNRHEWDDRTGKTISREGMIQDIVLMKQHGFNAVRTAHYPDDTLWYDLCDEYGLYLIDEADIETHDLMNYLCHDPRYTASWVDRGLRMVERDKNHPSIILWSLGNESGYGANHDAMAGWIRHYDSSRPLHYENAIWGWERGENNGAPASDIVCPMYPSIENMVRWAQNHNGDDRPFIMCEYSHAMGNSNGSLADYWHAIETNHGLQGGFIWEWVDHGIKQKTASGEEFWAYGGDFGDTPNDLNFVCDGLVWPDRTPHPAMRECKKLFQPLRVLGVHPMGEAMLDEKSTVEIESRLNFTQLDWLRGEWTLEVEGDVVAQGELPLFDIAPGERQKVPIDLPQSLGVGEAFLMLRFFTKTATPWCDAGFEVAWEQLSLSNSDFYDVKDGVVAVHPVVNDSQIALSAGDSILHIPLPQLQIFRAPTDNDGIKGWSGQDGKPLGRWLAAGLDKMELQREEPQTEDVFTVVRTTAACEASPNAVTHEQRITPRKDGSVLVSNRFVVSEELGDLPRLGVTLALPAGFETLSWFGRGPGENYIDRKTGSYIGRFHSTVAKEYVPYIVPQEHGGKTDVRWIALENGKVGVRFHCVESTFGHMEASASHFTPHDLFPAMHTFDLKPREETWVNLDVRQRGLGTASCGPDTLECYRIGAGEYRLDFVVQLYEVK
- a CDS encoding ROK family protein, whose translation is MEIFGIDLGGTTFTSGAVDEHGAVSHHAEEPTRGWEGAEKLLPRLAAAVAQARETRGLKNAAVGIGVPGVVKHGDGICVYAPNLNGWNGLPVTQQLTQHLGIASFIINDANAAALAEARFGAGRGKNEVLVLTLGTGIGSGLVLDGKLRLGASERGSEIGHITIDIDASTGSAGNTGTAESVCGRDAIVTRARRRLERGRDSAMFDLCNGDMTQLTPRLVAEAAAAGDDAAREVWEETAWYLSAVIVNVVFTCDIERVVIAGGVAQAGETLFAPLRRAVAARTSMLPFDTNQIVAAELGPQAGLIGAAQWARERVAELQ